Proteins from a single region of Neodiprion virginianus isolate iyNeoVirg1 chromosome 4, iyNeoVirg1.1, whole genome shotgun sequence:
- the LOC124301983 gene encoding serine protease nudel isoform X1 gives MTKKHAGYMVPSEELAEIPIGNCEPTCLGSGLNKNGKGTGQYPRKLTDAEDNLKIPIRNQLSTIFRTLLIVMLLAFIGFLIHVTVTPYKSYTEVELTKVIELETPENEMTTVDDSENIFVQISPFSVEDEISDDMVSTLYKEAYGNIPDHQSSRLKRQVEAETIESCRERHEKCKLLLGELKKVTKDVSHQMHEIRKLISQINSIHKQEVLTMDSTNITALDFVTCLKCEKLESQTTNVNSIPENSQNNNEPSSFSLITNSTSPPSNEPSTIPGHKNAAEYSNHSRLNDKIQQAKVVQDSNTVPENVQVHSAENDFFFTHSQSNRTSGSKFQWPDKLTIDPQVVNPGRSGLIVPERISTTTEDNSAVLPTSTAKNDNNPSLTTSNFDRRMTLHELKSNYEPNANVIPTAETTKTSQQVTYTPNVSWMPYPLCVYGSPNPPIQSVRQTSSGAITFPVSSASQVDQIHYGQNVAITPAVTAYGKTSSFHFNSVQPVIQPLQNPGFQYVPVQYQPTSVPVLPQRYGPTGSGVQYYPVASGAQQTTATGPARPFYCTYVPTPSFQFPTVPGVSEFQRSVPETAVPEIDLVSQVQFEDERPRSRDHIAGCPPNTQACSDLSKCIPKSGWCDGSVDCIDASDETRCSCRDRVDRERLCDGYFDCPLGEDELGCFGCDIHSFSCDDAERRQRWGNCLPLVQRCDGFPQCSNGKDELHCNIITHFIEERNMFAVGYTTGYLHRNWKGIWYPACTPSTIWANDACRAEIGDDNYRDFPYVEQIKLRQNYAGPYVVQLSSNEIQIAHNCSNKAVFVRCPEIPCGTKVSSQTVNPFFSLLHSVQFPKSNPSNQDFRSELEGQELDDSKQQELVNGSRIDPLENHSASSPDRNATSVASDDDIIVSESRVVGGHPSEPQAWPSLAAVNRDGSFHCGGVILDEIWVLTAAHCIDGFEGHYYDIQAGMLRRFSFSPMEQSRKVSHVVMYPTYDRTVMKNDLALLRLEAPLHFNRWVRPACLPEITTAGAHWRTGPTPDATCVTAGWGSLVEHGPDPDHLREVELPILRNCKYPADQNEAEICAGLPSGGRDTCQGDSGGPLMCRNPNSPSQWYVAGIVSHGEGCARPNEPGAYTKVSRFVEWINRTRFQREIPKYKPLARCPGYYCHSGSRKCYSAKRRCDKIVDCMDAEDEFNCHMFPDFSIHRNTDSSDFDFVAATREDLSTQTEINQEETVDAEMTTAALTTEPSTTPQSVIISTTTIEPSTIQPIKQIVTEDDIPEQKVIDQDIIKQNVTQKNITEKNEEYITTTQLTDEIMTTVPAELITTTISPPTNRHHFSCRIVIQTINLIKRCDRIVDCQDGTDEDDCTCRDYLSRIYPTSICDGHIDCFDGTDEENCDLCSPKEFHCKRSGECVPMDKKCDRIADCAFNEDELNCFALSNGKYVITDIDGLPHHKREGILTLYQDREWVPFCIDTITEKPAALAKQMCSYFGFGACESFNETRMQNAPLEVKASTAMNLVPYEYSTPYILSMEEPQCTVLYLRCLPTIHSISMTYRLKGIDGQEEDTYLWPWHAAVFADGRYQCSAVLLEPSWLLTSRYCAMDMDLQQNYTTALMGVSRSYLQVDGPHQQRSIVDEIRSVKNSDAILMHLKQPVNMTRHVQPMYLQKRTHPAAESDTCVTVGVDKDEGTRSIFLRAVLNNCPANRRCYENANPIKCKNVTSMAWSGTVVCHGCSGWYPAAVYHVKEGPCSFETKQSLSSIDYINTNLITGMQEIPQLNMSEPNCDGFRCLLGECIGWPKVCDGVPNCRDGADEDPKYCQEMRDHCANGVDDTIGCHCTQTELRCENGQCVPKSMFCDGKSDCADGTDEPETGCSCAAYLKLTAPKLICDGRRHCFDKSDENPQLCYCKDASFKCDGRGEECVSQDFVCDGDQDCSSGEDEKECQALRAVPSYSPGYGEVVQRSYGIWHSQCFPAGSVAENEGIDLCTELGYEFAKNVTESDASDSRNLPLVPVLDKFYMVRLNMKAWIIMRDDKALVSLHPPEQTCYRHYVTCA, from the exons atgacaaaaaaacaCGCCGGATATATGGTACCATCGGAAGAATTGGCCGAAATTCCAATCGGTAATTGTGAACCGACATGCCTGGGTTCCGGTCTCAACAAAAATG GCAAAGGCACTGGTCAATATCCAAGAAAACTGACGGACGCTGAAGATAACTTGAAGATTCCAATTCGGAATCAACTTTCCACTATTTTCCGCACCCTATTGATCGTTATGCTTCTCGCCTTCATTGGATTCCTCATTCATGTGACTGTTACACCAT ATAAAAGTTACACCGAGGTAGAACTTACGAAAGTAATAGAGCTGGAGACtcctgaaaatgaaatgacaaCGGTGGACGATTCCGAGAACATCTTCGTTCAAATATCACCCTTTAGCGTAGAGGACGAAATTTCTGACGATATGGTCAGTACCCTCTACAAAGAGGCTTATGGAAATATTCCCGACCACCAGTCATCACGTTTGAAGCGTCAAGTCGAAGCTGAAACCATCGAAAGTTGCAGAGAAAGACATGAGAAATGTAAGCTTCTCTTGGGTGAGCTGAAAAAGGTGACAAAAGATGTCTCGCACCAAATGCACGAGATTCGGAAGTTGATATCGCAGATCAACTCGATCCATAAACAAGAAGTACTCACTATGGACAGTACAAATATTACCGCGTTGGACTTTGTAACGTGTCTGAAATGCGAGAAGCTGGAATCCCAAACCACAAACGTTAATTCCATCCccgaaaattcacaaaacaATAACGAGCCCAGTTCATTTTCATTGATTACCAATTCAACAAGTCCACCGTCGAATGAACCTTCAACGATTCCTGGTCATAAGAATGCTGCCGAGTACTCAAATCATTCTCGATTGAACGATAAGATACAGCAGGCCAAAGTAGTCCAAGACTCAAACACGGTACCGGAAAACGTCCAAGTCCACAGCGCCGAAAATGATTTCTTCTTCACGCACAGCCAATCAAATCGAACCTCAGGCTCGAAATTTCAATGGCCAGATAAACTTACGATAGATCCGCAAGTAGTCAATCCAGGTAGGAGCGGTTTAATCGTTCCCGAACGTATCTCAACAACAACGGAGGATAATTCAGCGGTCTTGCCAACGTCAACCGCGAAGAATGACAATAATCCATCGCTCACTACCTCAAATTTTGACAGACGTATGACGCTGCATGAGCTGAAGTCGAACTACGAACCAAATGCAAACGTCATTCCGACGGCTGAGACGACGAAGACCAGCCAACAGGTAACCTACACCCCGAATGTGAGCTGGATGCCGTATCCTCTTTGCGTCTACGGGTCACCGAACCCTCCAATTCAGTCGGTAAGACAAACCTCATCTGGAGCAATTACGTTCCCAGTATCCTCGGCTTCACAAGTTGATCAAATTCATTACGGTCAAAACGTGGCCATCACGCCTGCAGTGACAGCATACGGAAAAACTTCATCTTTCCACTTCAACTCTGTTCAGCCTGTAATCCAGCCCCTTCAAAATCCCGGCTTCCAGTATGTCCCGGTGCAGTATCAGCCCACCTCGGTACCGGTTTTGCCGCAGCGATACGGACCCACGGGATCCGGAGTTCAGTATTACCCCGTTGCTTCCGGTGCTCAACAGACCACGGCCACAGGCCCAGCTCGACCGTTCTATTGCACTTACGTTCCTACTCCATCATTTCAATTCCCGACGGTCCCAGGAGTGTCAGAGTTCCAAAGGTCCGTGCCCGAAACAGCAGTCCCAGAAATTGACCTCGTCAGTCAAGTTCAGTTCGAAGATGAACGGCCAAGGTCAAGAG ATCACATAGCTGGATGTCCTCCGAATACGCAAGCATGTAGCGATCTCAGTAAGTGTATTCCAAAATCGGGCTGGTGTGATGGTTCGGTAGATTGCATTGATGCCAGTGATGAGACTCGGTGTTCCTGCAGAGACCGGGTCGACAGAGAGCGACTCTGTGACGGCTACTTCGACTGCCCTCTCGGCGAAGATGAGCTCGGATGCTTTG GATGCGACATCCATTCTTTTAGTTGCGATGACGCGGAGAGGCGTCAACGCTGGGGTAATTGCTTGCCACTCGTTCAGCGCTGCGATGGCTTCCCACAGTGCTCTAACGGGAAAGATGAACTGCACTGCAACATCATAACTCACTTCATCGAAGAACGCAAT ATGTTCGCAGTTGGTTACACAACCGGATACCTTCACAGGAACTGGAAAGGCATATGGTATCCGGCTTGCACCCCGTCAACAATATGGGCCAACGATGCTTGTCGAGCTGAAATCGGTGATGATAATTATAG AGATTTTCCATACGTCGAACAAATTAAGCTTCGACAGAATTACGCCGGTCCGTATGTTGTTCAATTATCTTCCAACGAAATTCAAATAGCACACAACTGTTCGAACAAAGCAGTCTTCGTCAGATGTCCTGAAATACCGTGTGGTACTAAAGTATCATCACAGACAGTTAATCCGTTTTTCAGTTTACTGCATTCTGTGCAATTTCCAAAGTCCAACCCATCGAATCAAGATTTTCGCAGTGAATTAGAAGGTCAAGAACTCGATGATTCAAAACAGCAAGAGTTAGTGAACGGCAGCAGGATAGATCCACTTGAAAATCACTCGGCATCGAGCCCTGATCGAAACGCCACCAGCGTAGCAAGTGACGATGATATTATCGTCAGTGAATCGAGAGTAGTTGGCGGTCATCCGAGTGAACCTCAAGCTTGGCCATCACTAGCGGCCGTAAATAGAGACGGCAGCTTTCATTGTGGTGGCGTAATTCTGGACGAGATATGGGTCCTAACAGCGGCCCATTGCATTGATGG CTTCGAAGGGCACTACTACGACATACAAGCTGGAATGCTGAGGCGGTTTTCCTTCTCACCGATGGAGCAATCCCGTAAAGTTAGCCACGTTGTGATGTACCCGACTTATGACAGAACGGTCATGAAGAACGACTTAGCCCTCCTACGTCTGGAAGCACCTCTGCACTTTAACCGTTGGGTCAGACCGGCTTGTCTCCCAGAAATCACGACAGCTGGAGCGCACTGGAGAACAGGACCAACCCCGGACGCAACCTGCGTTACCGCAGGCTGGGGATCACTAGTTGAGCACGGACCTGATC CCGATCATCTTCGGGAAGTCGAATTACCAATTTTGCGGAACTGCAAATACCCGGCCGATCAGAACGAGGCGGAAATCTGTGCAGGATTACCATCAGGCGGGCGGGATACGTGCCAAGGTGACAGTGGCGGTCCACTCATGTGCAG GAATCCGAATTCACCGTCTCAATGGTACGTAGCGGGAATTGTGAGTCACGGAGAAGGTTGCGCACGTCCAAACGAGCCTGGTGCATACACAAAAGTGAGCCGATTTGTTGAGTGGATAAACAGGACCCGCT TTCAACGCGAAATACCGAAGTACAAACCGCTTGCACGGTGTCCTGGATACTACTGTCACAGTGGATCGCGGAAGTGTTATTCGGCGAAAAGACGCTGCGACAAAATCGTCGACTGCATGGATGCTGAAGATGAGTTCAACTGCCATATGTTCCCAGATTTTTCGATACATCGGAATACTGATTCCAGTGACTTTGATTTTGTCGCGGCTACTCGGGAAGATCTTTCCACACAGACGGAAATAAATCAGGAAGAAACTGTTGATGCGGAGATGACTACTGCAGCTTTGACTACAG aacCATCAACTACCCCTCAGAGTGTTATAATATCAACGACAACTATCGAGCCATCAACAATACAGCCTATAAAACAGATTGTTACAGAAGATGACATTCCGGAACAGAAGGTTATAGATCAGGACATTATCAAACAGAACGTTACACAAAAGaatattacagaaaaaaatgaggaaTATATTACTACTACTCAGCTAACCGACGAAATCATGACGACCGTTCCCGCAGAACTGATCACTACTACTATTTCACCGCCAACAAACCGTCATCATTTCAGCTGTAGGAT agTAATACAAACTATCAATTTGATAAAGCGGTGCGACAGGATAGTCGATTGTCAGGATGGTACAGACGAGGATGACTGCACCTGTAGAGATTATCTTAGTAGAATTTATCCGACGTCAATTTGCGATGGCCACATAGACTGCTTCGACGGTACTGACGAAGAAAATTGCG ATCTATGTTCACCGAAAGAATTTCATTGCAAAAGAAGCGGTGAGTGCGTACCGATGGATAAGAAATGCGATCGAATAGCAGATTGCGCATTCAACGAGGACGAGCTGAACTGCT TCGCTTTGAGCAACGGGAAGTACGTGATAACCGATATCGACGGACTGCCGCATCACAAACGAGAAGGTATATTGACGTTGTATCAAGATCGTGAATGGGTGCCATTCTGCATCGATACGATAACAGAAAAACCAGCCGCACTTGCGAAACAAATGTGTTCCTACTTCGGGTTCGG CGCCTGCGAGTCTTTCAACGAAACACGGATGCAGAACGCGCCACTGGAGGTCAAAGCGTCGACGGCGATGAACTTGGTACCCTACGAGTACAGCACTCCCTACATTTTGTCCATGGAGGAACCCCAATGCACGGTTCTTTACCTGCGATGCCTGCCGACGATACATTCGATATCAATGACCTACCGACTGAAAGGCATCGACGGCCAGGAGGAGGACACTTATCTATGGCCATGGCACGCTGCCGTTTTTGCCGATGGCCGGTACCAGTGCTCGGCTGTTCTGCTTGAGCCAAGTTGGCTTCTGACAAGTCGCTACTGCGCCATGGACATGGA CTTGCAGCAAAATTACACCACGGCACTTATGGGTGTGTCACGCTCGTACCTGCAGGTCGATGGACCACATCAGCAGAGGAGTATAGTCGACGAGATAAGAAGCGTCAAGAATTCGGATGCGATCTTGATGCACCTTAAGCAGCCTGTTAATATGACTCGGCATGTGCAGCCGATGTATCTTCAAAAACG AACTCACCCAGCTGCAGAATCCGATACTTGTGTAACGGTGGGTGTAGACAAGGATGAAGGAACGAGGAGCATTTTTCTAAGGGCGGTCCTTAACAACTGTCCCGCAAATCGTCGCTGTTACGAGAATGCCAACCCTATAAAATGCAAG AACGTAACATCAATGGCGTGGAGCGGGACGGTGGTTTGTCATGGATGCAGTGGATGGTACCCGGCTGCTGTTTATCACGTGAAAGAGGGACCATGCAGCTTTGAAACGAAGCAGAGCCTGTCCAGCATAGACTATATCAACACAAATTTGATCACCGGGATGC AAGAAATTCCGCAGTTAAATATGTCTGAGCCGAATTGCGATGGGTTCAGATGTCTGTTGGGAGAGTGCATAGGATGGCCGAAAGTCTGTGACGGTGTTCCAAACTGCAGGGATGGGGCTGACGAGGATCCAAAGTATTGTCAAGAGATGAGGGACCATTGCGCGAACGGAGTCGACGATACGATCGGATGCC ACTGCACGCAGACCGAACTTCGTTGTGAGAACGGCCAGTGCGTACCGAAGTCAATGTTTTGCGACGGAAAGAGTGACTGCGCTGACGGGACTGACGAGCCGGAAACTGGATGCAGCTGTGCTGCCTACCTCAAACTGACTGCGCCGAAACTGATTTGCGACGGAAGACGCCACTGCTTTGACAAATCCGATGAAAATCCTCAGCTCTGCTACTGCAAGGACGCCAGCTTCAAGTGCGACGGAAG AGGTGAGGAGTGCGTGTCACAAGATTTCGTCTGTGACGGTGATCAGGACTGTTCTTCAGGGGAGGACGAGAAGGAATGTCAGGCTTTGCGAGCTGTGCCGTCATACTC ACCCGGTTACGGTGAGGTTGTTCAAAGGTCGTACGGCATCTGGCACTCGCAGTGTTTCCCTGCCGGTTCTGTGGCCGAAAATGAGGGAATCGATCTTTGCACGGAGTTGGGCTACGAGTTTGCGAAAAATGTCACCGAGAGCGACGCCAGCGACTCGAGAAACTTGCCGCTAGTTCCTGTCCTCGATAAATTTTACATGGTACGGTTGAATATGAAGGCTTGGATCATCATGCGAGATGACAAGGCCCTCGTCAGTTTACATCCACCTGAACAGACATGCTACCGTCACTACGTAACGTGCGCATGA